AAACGCCAGCGAGGATTCCAAGCCATGCCATTTTGCCAAAAGGCAAGCGCGCCTTCTTCTCGCCAATGTCGAGTAGGGATTTCGCCACTTCTTGTGGTGAATTGAAACTCGCCACTTTTTTCTCTCCTTCCTTTGGAGGTCAGTCTGACAACAAAGAACACTTCTGCGCAAGATAGATCGAGGCAACTCGCCTCTGCGCTATACACATCTCCATTAAAATACTGATCAAAAGAAATCTAAATGCAGGGTTCAGCCCCCTTCTGCTGGGCAATCTATAGGGCAGCCGGGCAGATGTCAAGCAAAGCTTGTTAAAAGAATATCAGACTCCCCTGCGACCCAAAAGTAGCGAATCCACCCCAATCGGATTCTTACGGCAAGAATCCCTTAAAACGTTTCTACTTTCATGCTATCCGGGAGGTCATCCGGGGCGAAGGCGCCGTAGTATTCAAGAATCAGGTGTGATGAACAAAGGTTACGACTCCAACCTTCAACTGATGGCTCGTTCACCATATCGGTTGCGACGGTGAAACCGCGGACCGCCAAGCGACAACGGCTCTTGCTTGAAGCCTGTTTGGGTCGTTGACCTATTCAACTCGTGCGTGCTATTGTTATGCGGTTTTTTTGAGAATGGGCAGGGGCGTGGTCGAACAGGGACGATGCGAGGCTCTATACCTCGAGGTGGGGGTTCAAGTCCTCCCGCCCCAGCCACCGGACGAGTTGTAGGTTAAAAAGTTGCCGGTCGTGGGACGCCGCTGTGCAGAGATGGCGAGGCCGGGATACAAGAGATATTGGTATTTCGTGAATGTAGAATACTTAAGCGCCGAGGAATACGAAGAGCTTGGGCTCACATCTGGTATTGAGATCCATCAGCAGATCAAGACCGCGAAGAAGCTCTTCTGTCATTGCCCGGTAATAATGCACAAGGATAACGACTTCGACGCGGTCGTGGTTCGGCACATGCGTCCGACTCTTTCGGAGCTTGGCGAATACGACGGGACGGCCTTGATGGAGTTCAAGACCAAGAAAGAGGTCGTCTATCAGCTGTATCACGACTGTGTCTGCACGTATGAGATGGACGATACGCCGCCGTTTATGATAAACCAGGACGCGGTCGATATAGCGATTGTGGTTTCTCTGCTGCTGGGCTGCACGATGATCGATGAGCTGTTCATCACTCGCAAGCAGTATTTGGACGGAAGCATCCCGACCGGCTTCCAGCGCACGTGCATTGTGGGGATAGACGGAGTCATTCGGCACAAGGGCAAGAGAATCCGCATCCGGCAGCTGGGACTCGAGGAGGACGCTTGCCGAGAAGTCTCTGATGTGGGGCATCGCATCACCTTCAAGGCCGACCGGCTTGGCATGCCGCTGGTTGAGGTCGTTACGGAGCGCGACATGGTGACGCCCTGGGAGGTTGAGGACGTCGCGGAGCAGATCGGCACGAGCCTGAAGGCAATGGGACTTGTGCACCGGGGGCTCGGTAGCGTTCGGCAGGACGTGAATGTCAGCATCGCTGGTTCGACACGGGTCGAGATCAAGGGCGTGCCCAAGGTGTCTCTGATCGGGCCACTTGTCCACTACGAGGCGCTGAGGCAGAAGCATTTGCTCGAGCTTAAGGAGGAGCTGGCCAGCCGAGGCGTCACAAAGGAGAGCTTGAAGTTCTGGAGCGTGGACGTTGCCACAATGGTTGGCGAGCTTGGCTCCGCAATCCTCGAAGAACAACTTGACATCGGGCCGGGCAATTGCGTTGTGGTGATAGGCCTCGGCAAACTTGGCGGAATTCTCAGCCCAGAACTACAGCCGGGAAAACCTTTCGGATACGAGGTCTCCCAGCGGATCAAGGTGATTGCTTGCCTCGACGGCGAGCCCAACATAATGTGGAACGACGGCAAGGGGCGAACAGGGGACATCAGCGACAATGCTTGGTCAAGAGTCTTTTTGGCTCTCGGCGCCTCAACAGATGACGCGGTCATCTTGGTTTGGGGGAACAGACAGGATGTAAAGACAGCTGTGTCGGAGACGCGGTTGAGGATCGAGGACGCGATTGACGGCGTTCCCAACGAGACAAGGCAGGCGTATGAAAATGGGACGACCGGATTCGAGCGAATTCTCCCCGGGCCTAACCGCATGTATCCAGATACCGACTTGCCGCCGATTGAGATTCCGGCTGAGCGGATTGAGCAGGCCAAGTCGAGAATTGAGGCAAACCCGTTTGAGGCGTTCGAGCGTTTTCGGAATCTGGGCCTTTCCGAGGAGGCTATCAAGCAGCTGATGCGCACTGGTAAATGGAAGCTCTTTGACCGATTGGTTAGCGAGCTGGGAGTTGAGCCCTGTTTTGCGGCCTTCGTTTTGACGGAGCGTTTGAGGTGGCTTGAGCGAGCGGGTTTTGACGTGTCCGAGCTGTCGGATGACGAGATTTTCGAGATTTTCGAGGCGCACAAGATGGGCAGGTTGTCCCAAGAGGCAGTTTCTTGGGTGTTGCGCGACATTGTCGTGTTCGACGATGCGCTCGAGGTGGCGATGGAGCGTTATGCGCTCGACTCTACCGGCGAAGAGGCTGTCAATGAGGCTGTCTGCGAGCGGCTTAAGTCTCGTCGGGACCTGCTTGACGTGTTGCCTGCCGATAAGGTCTTCAATGCGCTGATGGGGGACATCATGCGATCAACCTGTCTGAAACTTGAGCCCAGGAGTGTTGCGAAGGCCCTTCGCAAGGCCCTGGGCGAAGTTCATGAGAGTAGTTGAGGCGGCGGCTCGTTCTGTTGCTCGGCTGGTCGCGAGGAAAGTCGCCAGAAACAGGCAGGTCGCTGAGGTCCTTTTCGACAGGTGCAGAACGCCATCAGACCTTGTGAGGTCGGGGCTGAACCATCTGGCTTTTCTCCTGAGGCTTCCCAAGATACCATTTCTTACGAGCGTGATGCTCGAGACCACGAACCACTGCAACCTACGATGTCGCTTCTGTCCGAGCGCCAAGATGCACCGTCCAAGGGGATTCATGGACCCCGGCCTGGCCGAGAGGGTTTTGAGAGACTGCGGGAGGCTGCAATACGTTTATCTATATGATTGGGGCGAGCCGATGCTCCATCCAGAGCTTCCTTCCATAATCCAGACAGCCTCGCGCCTCGGCCACAGGACTTTCATGGTTACGAACGGGACTTTGCTCACACCGTCGCTTTCTGAGGCGATCATTCGAGCGGGGCTTTCTGCGATATGCTTCTCAATTGACGGGCTTTTTGAGATATACAGCTCTCTTCGTGGTTTCGACTACCGGGTTTTGGAGCAGAGGGTCATGGAGTTTTTGGGCACGAGGGAGCGGCTCAACCCGAGGCTAAGGGTCGAGATCAACTACGTCGTATCGCGCGAGACGGAGCAGCAGGTTGAGCGCTTCAGGTCAATCTGGGCAGCTCGAGTGGACCACATAACCTTCCAGCCGATGCTGATGTATAGCAAGGTTCGTCGCTTCAGGCCTTGTAGGGAGCTTTGGAAGGGGTCGCTCGTGGTCCTTTGGAACGGCACCGTGGTTGCGTGTTGCGTGGACTACGACGGCGTTCTCAAGGTCGGTGATGCGACCGAGGAGAGCATCACGAGCATCCTCAATTCCCGGCCGATGGTTCTGCTTCGCTCGGACCATGTCCGAGGACGCTTCTGCTCACTTTGCAGCTATTGCTCGGAGTATGAGACGGAATGCGTTGACGGGCGGTTTGACGGCAGAATCTCCGGGCAAGAGGGTGCACCTCTCTCGTAGGGGCGGTGCTTGCCCCGCCCGTCTGCCCATTTGGCGGCCCGCTGGTGTAGGGGCGGTTCACGAACCGCCCTTCTCCTGATTTCCGCGGGATGGGCGCATCGATGAGATCGGGCGATTCGTGAATCGCCCCTACACAACGGCCACTGCCTTGCTCTGCAAAGAGTCTCTAAAGTTTTCCGACTCGGTTTCGATAAGTGCTGGAGCAATTGATGCGAATGCATGGAAGGTAAGAAGAGAATAGGAAGGGAGGTGACGCCCAGGACCAAGGGTCTTCTCGATTCAGAAGCCAGCTGCCTTATAGCAGCGCGGCTAACGGAGTAGGGCACGGATGCCCGAACACCAGCCATGTTCATGGCTGAAATCACGGAGGAAATAAATGAACGCAGAAACGCAAGCTATTGGTATTCAAAACATGCTTGCCTCAATCAGCACGCTTGTGGCCAAGACAGAGAACAGGATCTCGACGGGCTACCGTGTGTCTAAGGCGTCTGACGCCCCGGCCGACTACGTCATCTCCCAGATGATGAACAAGACGATCAATGGTCTTCAGACGGCGAGAGCCAACGTCGGCAACGCCAGCAACCTAGTGGCGGTTGGGGAAGGCGGCCTGACCGGCATCAAGAATTTGCTTAGTGAGATGCGCAGCACAGCGCTGACGGCCGCTGACGCTACGAAATCCGGGGCAGAGCGCTCCGCGTTGAGCCAGACCGTCGCCGAGATGATGAAGGAACTCGACGACATGGTCAAGCAGACGACCTGGGGCGGCAAGATGCTCCTCAACGGCGCTGGCTTGTTCAACTTCCAGACGGGCGCAAATCCAGGGGACGTAACGTCGATTAAGATCGACCAGAGCTTCTACGCGAGAGAGATCGGCGTTGGTCTGACTGGTTCGGCCGCTCAGGCGGACTGGACGGAAGACGCAGATGGTCGTAGGATCTACGTCTCTGACTACAGCGCGGTTGAAGATGCCGAATGGACACTCGAGTTCACGAGTGCTGGGACGTTCAACGTTACGAGCACAACGATCAATGAGCCGCCCACATCAACGGGCGCAACAGGCACGGCGTATTCTGACGCCGGTATCGAGTTCCAGCTGGAGGCGAGCAGCAACTCCACTGACTACGCGGTTGGCGACAGGATCACCTTCAGCAGCAAGGCGGCGGCCATTGACGCGATTGAGGCGTTTCGCAGCAAAGGCACGACAGGCAACGCGGCCGCAACCGCCGGAAGTCAATACACTGGTGAGATGGGCGGAACGTTCCAGATCAACGTCACAGGGTCCGGTAACGCGACAGTCATATCCAGTCAGGGCCAGCTGACGGGATCATTCACCTTCAGCGGAGCGGATGGGACGGAGCACAGCGGCACGATGTCCATAGATGCGGACGGCAAGGCCAGTCTAGTCGATGGAACGTGGGATTCGGGGATCACAATCCAGTTAAGCGACTACGACCAGATCGGAAGCACGAACGACTTCGTGGCGGGCGACAGCTTCTCGTTTGACGTTACTGCTGCATCCGTAACGGGACCTGATACGACAGGTATCCTGGGCACCAGTGGTATCAGCCTTTCGTCAGCGGCCGCTTCCTCGACGTCAATCGCTCACATCGACAAGGCGATCTCGTTGGTGGAGACGTATGAGACGATTCTTGGTTCGACATCCCAGAGGCTTGGTATCAGGGAGAGCTCAATCACAACGATGATTGAGAACAACACGGCGGCCATGGACCGTATCGTGAAGTCTGACCTTGTTGAAGAGCAGCTGAATCTGACCAAGTACACGGTGCAGCAGCAGGCTGCGCTGGCGATGTTCGCGCATGCGACGACGCAGATGCAGATGGGTCTGTCAATTCTCAGTATATAACAATGGAGTAAGTCAGAACAGATAACACGATGGTTGGGGGAGCTCTTGCTCCCCCCTCCGTCGCTTAACTTTCTCAAGAAGAAGTTGAAAGGTAAGTGAGAATGTTAAATCAGCAGATGACCGCCGGAAGGGCTTACCAGGCAGTTCAGTTCGCAACTACGAGCGGCCCCCAGATGGTGCTTATGTTCTACGAGGGTGCGCTCAAGTTCGCTGGACTTGCTAAAAGACATACGAACGACGGGAACTTGAGAGAAGCCTACAAGTTTCGCGGCAAGCTGCTGAACGTGTTGTCTGAACTGACGCGCTCTTTGGTCCTGGATTCAGGACGCGAGGAGGTCAACAGTTTCTTCTTCCTCTATGACTATATGAGCAAAATGGTGCGAGAGACCGCAATCGAGCAGCAAGATGCGAGCGGCTTCGACGAGGTCCTGCGCATCATGGGCGAGCTCAGGGATAGTTGGAAGGAGATGTTGGCCCGTAACAAGATGGCTGGCCAGAGCTGATCTGGTTCTAGCCAGGAGGTAGCTAAGATGATGCGGATTGAAATCGCCTCGAATCTCCAGACAAACTCAATCTATGGGGATAGGAGAGCCGCAGCTGCCGCGCGAACGAACGACGAGAGACAATCAGCCAGCGCGGATGCCCGGGCCACCGAAGTGAAGGCCAGCAGTGTTGGTCTTGGACAAGCCTCGGATAGGACCGGCAGCATCAGAGACGAAGCTGCGTCCGTTCAAAGGCCAGCTCCAGTTGAGGAAACAGATGATAACGCACGTTCCTCAACTGCTGAGAGCAGCCCGGCACGGACAGAAGATGATCTCAAAGAGTTCATCTCAATGCTCAACGAGCTGAGTCAGATGTCGAAGAACCAACTCGAGTTCGAGTTCGAGCCCGAGGAGGAGATATCGGTAATTCGCGTGGTTGACGCTGAGACCGGCGAGATGGTTCGGAGGATACCACCTGAGAAACTTCTCGCCGCGATGAACCAAGTGTTCGACATGTTAGGGATAGTTCTCGATAAGACGGCTTAGATTAAGCCCTCATCCATCCCCATTGCAAGGCGAAGGGGGCTGACCGGCGCGAAAGCGCCGCGGCCCCCCTATCGCCGCCGCTTTTTGGCACCTGTTTAAGTGTCCGATCAGTCATCCCTTGACGGTGCATGAAACCCCACTTCAACCCGTCCTTCACAACGACAGCACCCAAGGGGCGGAAATTATTTCCCTCTGAACGACTCTGTCGCTAAGTAAGCGGGAATAAGCCCAACCGCCAACACCAAGAAAGCGCTGGGGCAGAGCTCTTGGGACCCGAGTGAGCCTGCTCTGCCGGAAAAACCTGCCACCTATTCTATGCGCTGGCCTGATGTCCTTTGTGCGCTGGCGATAGAGTCATCCCACGTAGCCTTTATGAAGCCCCGTCTCAAGCGGCGATTAGGAACATCCGACCACAATAATGTGATGGAATGGCACGGTTGCTGCTTAAGCGAACGGTGGCAGTAACTTATGGCAGCGAACTAGAACGTTCAATGGATGAGACGATGACAAACACGGAGGAATTGTTGTGACTGTAGAGACACAAGCAGTCGGTATTCAGCACTTGCTTTCGCTTTTGGCGAAGGACATCATGGAAACAGAGAAGAGAATCTCCAGTGGTCTGAAAGTAGCGAAGGCATCGGACAACCCCGCTGATTACGTGATCTCGGAGATGATGAGTAAGACCATATCCGGGCTCACGACGGCGAAAGTCAACGCCGGCAACGCCAGCAACCTCGTGTCGGTGGCTGAGGGCGGGCTGAAGGGGATCAAGGACCTTCTCAGCGCAATGCGCGCCACTGCGCTTACGGCGTCCGACTCAACCAAATCAGGGCCGGAGCGCTCGGCCCTGAGCAAGACGATCGTTGAGCAGATGAAAGAGATCGATGATACGGTGAGGCAGACAACGTGGGGCGGAAGACAGCTGCTCAATGGCGCCGGGCTTTTCAATTTCCAGACTGGCCCGAGCCCCGGAGACATCACCTCGATCAAGATCGACCAGAGCTTCTATGCCCGCGAGACCGGAGTCGGGGCGACCGGTGATGCGGCTGAGGTTACTTGGGAAACTGACGCTGACGGCCGAAACGCCTACATAACGGATTACAGCGAGGTGCGGACAGGGGATTGGACGCTCGAGTTCACCAGCGCGGGCACCTACAATGTGACGAGCAACACGACGTATGAGCCGCCCGAGGCGACAGGTATTGTCGGGTCAGCTTACTCGGATGCTGGCATCGAGTTCCAGCTCGAGCCAAGCGGTAATTCGGTGAACTACGCGGTCGGGGACAGGATCACCTTCGGCACCACGGCATCGATCACTCATGAGACGGAAGCGTTCCGGAGCAAAGGCTCAACTGGCAACGCTGCCTCAACCGCTGGAAGCACCTACGTCGGACCGGTGGATGGTAAGATACAGGTCAACCTAACCGGTTCAGGGAACGCGACGGTAATATCGGGACAGGACCAGCTGACCGCATCCTTTACGTTCACAGGTGCGGACGGCTCCCAGCAGACCGGCACGCTCTCGCTTGACTCCACCGGCAAAGCCGAGATCAAGAATGGCTCGTGGGATTCTGGGGTCACAATCCAGTTCAGCGACTACGACCAGATGGGCTACACGAATGATTTCGTCGAGGGCGATAGCTTCTCGCTCAGCGTTGAGGCGGCCACGATCACAAGTCCGGACACTTCAGGCGTGATAGGTGCAGACGGTATCAGCTTGGAAACAGCGAATGCTGCTGCGACCTCGGTTTCGCACATCGACAGAGCGATCTCACTAGTAGAGGCTTTCGAGACACTCCTGGGTTCTACGTCGCAGAGGCTAGAGATCAGGGATAGTTCACTTGCGACAATGATCGAGAACAACACAGCCGCAAGAGACCGCATCATCAATGCGGATATCATCGAGGAGCAGCTCAACCTCACCAGACAGAGTGTCCAGCAGCAGGCGGCGCTGACGATGTTCATGCACGCCGCTCAGCAAATGCAGCTGCCGCTCGCTGTTCTTCAGCTGTAAACACAACCCACTCGAAAAACGAAGAGTAATAACGGGCAGGATGCGCTCGTCGCATTCTGCCCTTTATATTGACCTCGATCAACATTGAGAGGCGGGAAGCGTGGATCAGAGGCTACACGCAAAGAGAACGTACCATTCGGTTCAGGTCAGAACCGCCAGCGGTCCCCGTTTGATACTGATGCTGTATGAAGGAGGGATCAAGGCTGCTGGACTGGCCAAGAACAAAATGCTCGAGGGAAACATTCGTGACGCCTACAAGTATCGCGGAAAGCTTCTCTGCGTCCTATCTGGCCTCATGAGCTCCCTGACGGTCGAATCTGGGCACAAGGAGGTTAATAGCTTCCTGTTTTTGTATAGCCACATGAGTAAGCTTGCCCGTGAGGCCCAGATCGAGAAGCAGGACGAGGCAAGCTTTGACGAGATAATGCACATACTAGGTGAGCTCAGGTCCTGCTGGCACAAGATGCTTGTTGACAATGGGATCGTGTAGCAAGAAGGATGGATGGCTTGGAACAAACCTACTGCAACAGTGCGGGCCGCAATATCCCCGCGAGTCGAGTGCGGGCGCCCGCACATCGCCACTTGGGTGGCCGGCCTTTAGTGCTCGATCATCTCCACGTTAGCTCGCGGAAGAACTGCTTTTTCGCCATCGTCGAGCTTCACCTCTAGAACTCTGACTTCTGACTCTGTCTCCAATTTTCTGAGCTCCGGCGGCAGGCCGATAACCTTACCAAGCCGGCCAAAATAGGGATCCCTGATCACCCTGATCTCGCTGCCAACCTCTAAACCCACCGAGGCCGCCTCACCCACATCAGGCTGCTCGAAGTCGCCCAGGTCGCGAGGTATCACGACCTCAGGCCGCAGCACGCCTGCGCGAATCTGCGTCGCACCATTGATCGAGGCACGCCTTCCCTCGTTGGACCTGAATATCCCAAACGTGCTCTCCGCCATGTTGATCTTGCCAAAACCCTCTGTGATGACCAGCGTTGCTCCCAGCCGCTCCGAGCCGGTTATCGCAACACCTATGTCGTATCCAAGGAAGTCCCGCAGGTCCTGGTCGGCCAGGCCACCAACCACTATGCCAAGCGCCCCGAGCTCAATGACGCGCTTTATCGCGTCGCTGGTTACGAGCGAGCCGCCCACAAGTATCTGACCCTTGCAGTTGTCCGGGATGGAGCTTCTGTCCATCACATCCCCAGGCGAATCGCAGACCATCCGAATAGTCCCACATGCCTCTCCGCCTATGCCGAAAATCCCCTGCACAAAGGCGCCTTGTGTCTCGACTACCACGCCCTCCTGCTCGATCACCTCGACAACAGTGCCGTCGAGGTAGGCATCTACCGAGACAGGCATCGGCGCCCCACGAACCAGAACCTGGCCCGTTACCTTAGAGATGTTCTCTATCGTTCCGTCGGCCGGAGAGTCACAAACTGATTTGAACAAGCCCCAAAACCCCTTGGACATCGCGATCGGCTCGCCCTTTTTGGTCTTTCCTCCTTGTTCGATAAGCATGAAGCGGTCTATATCCTCCGGGACGATGCCCAAGATGTTGGCGACGTTCACCGGATAGACGTTGCCGGGAAGGTCAGTCTTGGCGACCACGTCCTCCGCTTTAACAGCCTGCCCCTTCTGGACCAGGACCTCGCCCTTCAGAGGGAGGATACGCCGTTTCCTTATGATCGTCCTCTCGACTACTTTGAGTCCCGGTGTATATGCGTGAGCCAAAACGTTACTCCCTTACTACCTTAGAAAGAGTATTCTGGATAAACCGAGAGCGCTCTCTGCCATTCCTGAAGCTTTCGCACCCTTTCTGGCTTGTTCCCAGGCAGGACAATGGGCCTGCCCCGTGCATCGAGGATGATGCCGACAACGCCGCCGCTAACCTTGGCTGTGAGCGACTTGCCAGGCCCGGCGCCAACGTCAAATCCCTTGTGAGGACTCACCTTCAGTTGAGCCGATTCACCGACAGCCGCGTTCAGCAGATACATCTCGCCCAGACTGAGCGAGACCTCCCTATGCTCTCCGCTCGGCAGATCAGCCGAAACCTGCATACATGGAGTCCCTGGTTTGCCTGTGCCCCTCGCTGCTATGCACGTGCCAAGATGAATTAAACAGTCCTTCTCGAAGACCTCAGTCGCCGCCCTCTCATGCAACGTGGACAAAACACCAAGCTGTGGCATCATAAAAATGCTATCGACAGTAAGTTGTGTGATCCCTTCCGGCTGGAACGCGTCAATCATCATTAGTGCCGCCTGATGCCGACGAGGCGCATGAGACAGGATGCCTCCGCTGCCGACGAGCATGTCCAAACTCATCATATTCACTAGCGTTCCGCCCGTTCGAGATTGCGCAAAAGCGTCGGAAATCGTCCGTTCCTGCTGAACACCCTTCAGGCCGACCGCAAGCGACTTATGGTGCTCGAAAGCAAGCCGTAGCGCCTCTCTGGCGATCGCCTGCTCGATGATTAGCTCCTGAAGGCTCTGAGGTATCGTTGTCGGGCGGATCATCTTGTTCTTGATCCGATTCCTTAGGTCTCTTTCCTCCAAATCGAACGGAATCCACCGCATCACATTCTCAATGCCCGCCTCAGCCAGAACGTTTGACACGCTGTAACTCATGCCGAGGTTGGCGGAAACGGTTCGGTTGAAAACGCCCGAAAACACCGAGAAAATGTCAGTCGTGGCGCCGCCGATGTCAACGCCAACGACCTGGATATCCTCGAGCTTCGCTATCGTCTCAATTATCTTCCCCACCGCGCCCGGAGTCGGCATGATCGGAGCATGAGTCCAACCCATGAGCTTCTTGTAGCCCGGAGCCTGGGCCATTACATGTTCCATGAACAAATCGTGGATCTTGTTCCGAGCGGGGATGAGGTTCTCTCGCTCAAGCACCGGCCGAAGGTTATCGACGATCGAAAGGTCCGTCTTTTCGCCGAGGCGCTGAGTTATCTCGCCCCTTGCGTCCTTGTTGCCGGCATAGATAACAGGCAATCGATATGACATCCCGAGCCGAGGTTTGGGGTCCGCCGCCGCGATGAGCTCCGCGATCTCTACCACATGCGAGACCGTCCCGCCGTCAATCCCGCCCGAAAGCAAGATCATGTCCGGCCGAAGCTGGCGTATGCGCTCGATCTTCTCGTGAGGCCGACGTCCGTCGTTCGACGCGATGGCGTCCATGACGATCGCCCCGGCTCCAAGCGCCGCACGCTCAGCCGATTCCACCGTCATGCTCTTGACCACCCCAGCCACCATCATCTGAAGACCCCCACCAGCGCTCGACGTCGAGATGTATATGTCAACCCCGACCTGCTCGTCTCTTTGAGGCGAGATTATCTTGTTCCCGTCAAGTATCCTCCGCCCCGCGAGCTCCTCAACCTCGGCGATGGCGTTCAAAACGCCCATCGTAACGTCCTCAAACGGCGACTCGACCGTGGTTGGCGACTCCCCACGAACGATCAGGCGATACTCCCCGTCGTGCTTCTCTATGAGTATCGCCTTCGTTGTCGTGCTACCGCAGTCGGTAGCCAAAATCGACCGCACTTCCTCTGGAATAATCTTACCCATATCTAATCCTTATGATCTAACAATCCGGTGGCGAGGATTATACTGCTAGGTGCACACTAGTCAATCGCACTTAATCGGGAGGCTTGGTTTCAAGTCTCTTGGCTCGGCGCTCGGCACGACTCCTCCTCCGAAGCTCCTTTGCGCGACTGCGCGCTGCTTTCTCTGCCTGCCTTGACTCCGCGTCAAGCGCCTCGATCCGCTGCAAGAGATATTCCACGCTCTCACGCCTCTCCATTGCAAGAGCGAACTGCTCGTACTCATCAGGATTGAACAACACGTCCGCAAAAGGTCCAATTGCCACCAAAAATTGGCTCCCCACGAAGTTCAGCGGCTTCATCGATTCAAGCATTAATATCGCAGGAACGGTCGCGTGCCATCTAATGACCTTCTTTGCGATTTTTTCCATTATTTGTTTCTGAAAATCCGTAAGTGCCTGCTGCTCAGTCATCTCTAGCCCCCCTCTTTCAGGCTATCATAAAGCCGACGCAGGAACTTCACATCCTCCCACGTGTCCCGCTTCTTGTTGGGTGAACGCAGAAGGTAGGCGGGATGGTAAGTTGCGATCAGCGGCACTCCCCGGTAATCGTGCACAACGCCCCGAAGCGAGCTGATAGACGTGCTGGGGCCAAGCTTCAAGAGCGTCCTGGCGGCATGACCGCCGAGTGCGCAGATGACTTTCGGCTTGATCGCTGCAATCTGCTCAACCAGATATGGCTCGCACGCCTCGACCTCATCCGCAAGCGGGTCTCGATTCTCCGGCGGACGGCACTTCAGAACGTTAGCTATGTAAACCTCATCACGCTCGAAGTCGATTGATTTGAGAATCTTGGTCAAAAGCATTCCTGCCCGACCAACGAACGGGATGCCCTGCCTGTCCTCCTCCCCGCCCGGCGCCTCGCCGACGAGCACGAGGTCAGCCTTCGGGTTTCCCGCCCCGAAAACTACCTTGTTTCTCGTTTCGCTCAGCCGGCAACGCGTGCAGTTAA
This genomic interval from bacterium contains the following:
- the gatE gene encoding Glu-tRNA(Gln) amidotransferase subunit GatE gives rise to the protein MGRRCAEMARPGYKRYWYFVNVEYLSAEEYEELGLTSGIEIHQQIKTAKKLFCHCPVIMHKDNDFDAVVVRHMRPTLSELGEYDGTALMEFKTKKEVVYQLYHDCVCTYEMDDTPPFMINQDAVDIAIVVSLLLGCTMIDELFITRKQYLDGSIPTGFQRTCIVGIDGVIRHKGKRIRIRQLGLEEDACREVSDVGHRITFKADRLGMPLVEVVTERDMVTPWEVEDVAEQIGTSLKAMGLVHRGLGSVRQDVNVSIAGSTRVEIKGVPKVSLIGPLVHYEALRQKHLLELKEELASRGVTKESLKFWSVDVATMVGELGSAILEEQLDIGPGNCVVVIGLGKLGGILSPELQPGKPFGYEVSQRIKVIACLDGEPNIMWNDGKGRTGDISDNAWSRVFLALGASTDDAVILVWGNRQDVKTAVSETRLRIEDAIDGVPNETRQAYENGTTGFERILPGPNRMYPDTDLPPIEIPAERIEQAKSRIEANPFEAFERFRNLGLSEEAIKQLMRTGKWKLFDRLVSELGVEPCFAAFVLTERLRWLERAGFDVSELSDDEIFEIFEAHKMGRLSQEAVSWVLRDIVVFDDALEVAMERYALDSTGEEAVNEAVCERLKSRRDLLDVLPADKVFNALMGDIMRSTCLKLEPRSVAKALRKALGEVHESS
- a CDS encoding flagellar protein FlaG: MMRIEIASNLQTNSIYGDRRAAAAARTNDERQSASADARATEVKASSVGLGQASDRTGSIRDEAASVQRPAPVEETDDNARSSTAESSPARTEDDLKEFISMLNELSQMSKNQLEFEFEPEEEISVIRVVDAETGEMVRRIPPEKLLAAMNQVFDMLGIVLDKTA
- the fliS gene encoding flagellar export chaperone FliS; amino-acid sequence: MLNQQMTAGRAYQAVQFATTSGPQMVLMFYEGALKFAGLAKRHTNDGNLREAYKFRGKLLNVLSELTRSLVLDSGREEVNSFFFLYDYMSKMVRETAIEQQDASGFDEVLRIMGELRDSWKEMLARNKMAGQS
- a CDS encoding radical SAM protein, which translates into the protein MRVVEAAARSVARLVARKVARNRQVAEVLFDRCRTPSDLVRSGLNHLAFLLRLPKIPFLTSVMLETTNHCNLRCRFCPSAKMHRPRGFMDPGLAERVLRDCGRLQYVYLYDWGEPMLHPELPSIIQTASRLGHRTFMVTNGTLLTPSLSEAIIRAGLSAICFSIDGLFEIYSSLRGFDYRVLEQRVMEFLGTRERLNPRLRVEINYVVSRETEQQVERFRSIWAARVDHITFQPMLMYSKVRRFRPCRELWKGSLVVLWNGTVVACCVDYDGVLKVGDATEESITSILNSRPMVLLRSDHVRGRFCSLCSYCSEYETECVDGRFDGRISGQEGAPLS
- a CDS encoding flagellar export chaperone FliS; translation: MDQRLHAKRTYHSVQVRTASGPRLILMLYEGGIKAAGLAKNKMLEGNIRDAYKYRGKLLCVLSGLMSSLTVESGHKEVNSFLFLYSHMSKLAREAQIEKQDEASFDEIMHILGELRSCWHKMLVDNGIV
- a CDS encoding flagellin translates to MTVETQAVGIQHLLSLLAKDIMETEKRISSGLKVAKASDNPADYVISEMMSKTISGLTTAKVNAGNASNLVSVAEGGLKGIKDLLSAMRATALTASDSTKSGPERSALSKTIVEQMKEIDDTVRQTTWGGRQLLNGAGLFNFQTGPSPGDITSIKIDQSFYARETGVGATGDAAEVTWETDADGRNAYITDYSEVRTGDWTLEFTSAGTYNVTSNTTYEPPEATGIVGSAYSDAGIEFQLEPSGNSVNYAVGDRITFGTTASITHETEAFRSKGSTGNAASTAGSTYVGPVDGKIQVNLTGSGNATVISGQDQLTASFTFTGADGSQQTGTLSLDSTGKAEIKNGSWDSGVTIQFSDYDQMGYTNDFVEGDSFSLSVEAATITSPDTSGVIGADGISLETANAAATSVSHIDRAISLVEAFETLLGSTSQRLEIRDSSLATMIENNTAARDRIINADIIEEQLNLTRQSVQQQAALTMFMHAAQQMQLPLAVLQL
- a CDS encoding flagellin, giving the protein MNAETQAIGIQNMLASISTLVAKTENRISTGYRVSKASDAPADYVISQMMNKTINGLQTARANVGNASNLVAVGEGGLTGIKNLLSEMRSTALTAADATKSGAERSALSQTVAEMMKELDDMVKQTTWGGKMLLNGAGLFNFQTGANPGDVTSIKIDQSFYAREIGVGLTGSAAQADWTEDADGRRIYVSDYSAVEDAEWTLEFTSAGTFNVTSTTINEPPTSTGATGTAYSDAGIEFQLEASSNSTDYAVGDRITFSSKAAAIDAIEAFRSKGTTGNAAATAGSQYTGEMGGTFQINVTGSGNATVISSQGQLTGSFTFSGADGTEHSGTMSIDADGKASLVDGTWDSGITIQLSDYDQIGSTNDFVAGDSFSFDVTAASVTGPDTTGILGTSGISLSSAAASSTSIAHIDKAISLVETYETILGSTSQRLGIRESSITTMIENNTAAMDRIVKSDLVEEQLNLTKYTVQQQAALAMFAHATTQMQMGLSILSI